From Paenibacillus sp. GP183, one genomic window encodes:
- a CDS encoding LLM class flavin-dependent oxidoreductase, protein MEKYRIDPNKGLEFGIYTLGDHIPNPYTGKRISAEQRIHEIIELAKLAEQAGIDFFSVGESHQEYFTTQAHSVVLAAIAQATEKIKIGSSSTIISTSDPVRVYEDFATIDLISNGRAEIVAGRASRIGLFKLLGYDIQDYEELFEEKFELLIQLNEEEVITWKGQFRPPLNNVRIYPRPKNGSLPIWRAVGGTPASAIKAGYAGVPMMLATLGGPAMVFKRAIDAYREAAKMKGFIPSTLPVGTTGFFYAAETTQEALKEYYPHINEGMKVTNGQGFAKQLWAQGADTGNVMNVGSPQQIIEKILYQHELFGHQRYLAQMDFGGVPFDKLAKNIEIIGTEILPAVRKYTATKQEAEQN, encoded by the coding sequence ATGGAAAAATACAGGATTGATCCAAATAAAGGTTTGGAATTCGGGATTTACACGTTAGGAGACCATATTCCTAATCCCTACACTGGAAAGCGTATTTCCGCCGAGCAGCGAATTCATGAAATCATTGAATTGGCTAAGTTGGCTGAGCAAGCAGGTATTGACTTTTTTAGTGTGGGTGAAAGTCATCAGGAGTATTTTACAACTCAGGCTCATTCTGTTGTTTTGGCAGCGATCGCTCAAGCCACAGAAAAAATTAAAATCGGAAGCTCCTCCACGATTATAAGCACATCTGATCCCGTTCGGGTGTATGAGGATTTCGCAACAATTGATTTGATTTCCAATGGTCGAGCGGAAATCGTTGCCGGTCGCGCTTCCCGTATTGGACTATTTAAATTATTGGGTTATGATATTCAGGACTATGAGGAACTGTTTGAAGAAAAATTCGAATTGTTGATTCAGCTAAATGAAGAAGAAGTCATTACGTGGAAAGGACAATTTCGACCACCGTTAAACAATGTTCGGATTTATCCAAGACCAAAAAACGGCTCGCTGCCGATTTGGCGTGCAGTCGGCGGTACACCTGCAAGTGCCATAAAAGCTGGTTATGCTGGTGTGCCAATGATGCTCGCTACGTTGGGCGGTCCTGCTATGGTCTTTAAAAGAGCAATTGATGCTTACAGGGAAGCCGCCAAAATGAAGGGTTTCATCCCATCCACTCTTCCGGTTGGAACAACAGGCTTTTTCTATGCGGCTGAAACAACGCAAGAAGCACTGAAGGAGTATTATCCTCACATTAATGAAGGAATGAAGGTAACGAACGGTCAAGGATTTGCGAAACAATTATGGGCACAAGGTGCTGATACCGGTAATGTCATGAATGTCGGCAGTCCACAGCAAATAATTGAAAAAATTCTTTATCAGCATGAACTATTTGGTCATCAGCGTTATCTCGCGCAAATGGATTTCGGTGGAGTGCCCTTCGATAAATTAGCAAAGAACATCGAGATTATCGGTACAGAAATCTTACCAGCTGTCCGAAAGTACACGGCAACAAAACAGGAGGCTGAACAAAATTGA
- a CDS encoding NADPH-dependent FMN reductase: protein MKMVLLSGSHVGSKTRTAMNYAQKVLAEKYPDVETTLIDLGEYNVEFSDGRNYLEYEGDTGVVTNSIMEADAILIGTPIFQASIPGTLKNIFDLLPINAFRDKVASMIVTAGSSKHYLIAEHQLKPILAYMKAQIVQTYVFIEEKDFHRKEIVNDDALFRIQRLIEDTVLLTKTYKKLREEYEAEYGF, encoded by the coding sequence TTGAAAATGGTTCTCCTATCCGGTTCACACGTGGGATCAAAAACAAGAACAGCGATGAACTACGCACAAAAAGTTCTCGCTGAAAAATACCCGGATGTTGAAACGACATTAATTGATTTAGGCGAATATAATGTCGAATTTAGTGATGGGCGGAATTACCTGGAATATGAGGGCGATACGGGTGTTGTGACAAATAGCATTATGGAAGCAGATGCCATTTTGATTGGAACACCTATTTTTCAAGCATCGATTCCAGGTACATTAAAGAACATCTTTGACTTGCTCCCAATAAACGCTTTTCGGGATAAAGTTGCAAGCATGATCGTGACCGCAGGTTCGTCTAAACACTACTTGATAGCAGAACATCAGTTGAAGCCGATTTTAGCTTATATGAAAGCACAGATCGTTCAGACCTACGTATTTATCGAAGAAAAGGATTTCCATCGTAAAGAAATTGTCAATGATGATGCCCTCTTTCGAATTCAGCGTCTCATTGAGGATACCGTTTTGTTAACGAAAACCTATAAGAAGCTTCGCGAAGAGTATGAAGCAGAATACGGTTTTTAA
- a CDS encoding MFS transporter, producing the protein MKKNVLLMVIALFIASLNLRPAINSIAPLLGNINAELGMSAAVASLLTSIPVLCMGIFPSIAIKASGKWGLERIIGLSLLVIGVGTVIRLFTHSVTLLLITALIAGVGIAMIGPLLSGFIKLHFPKHVPSMIAVYTVALTLGAAMSSSLSIPLQEIFHSWQGSLAFWAIIAFIAAIIWWLFVNLQVKKSAHTESGAMKSKLPWGSGKAWIITLSFGLMAILFYSFTAWLPQIIQGMGYTKSYAANALTIFVAIQIPVSLVLPIVLKKFPSRRLWLVIESLIELLGLILLVFKVEPWLASAFIGIGAAGLFSLNLLLPIEATGNHHEAAAWSAKAQSVGYVIGAAGPIMLGWIHDATNSFTSAVFAMIFITLLMIIVQIAATAKTRNPMDRVKKAI; encoded by the coding sequence ATGAAAAAAAACGTTCTACTGATGGTTATAGCATTATTTATTGCCTCACTTAATTTACGCCCTGCGATTAACTCGATTGCCCCGTTACTCGGAAACATTAATGCAGAACTTGGAATGAGTGCAGCCGTTGCTAGCTTGTTAACCTCGATTCCAGTACTGTGCATGGGAATTTTCCCCTCGATTGCCATTAAAGCGAGCGGTAAATGGGGACTTGAACGGATTATTGGATTGTCCCTGCTTGTTATTGGAGTTGGTACCGTTATTCGTTTGTTCACTCATTCGGTAACCCTTCTGCTCATCACAGCTTTGATTGCAGGAGTCGGTATTGCAATGATAGGTCCGCTGTTGTCCGGTTTCATAAAACTGCATTTTCCAAAACACGTTCCGTCAATGATTGCGGTATACACAGTTGCGCTTACGTTGGGTGCTGCCATGAGTTCTTCGCTTTCAATACCATTACAGGAAATCTTCCATTCCTGGCAAGGCTCCCTTGCATTCTGGGCCATTATTGCATTCATCGCTGCTATTATTTGGTGGTTGTTCGTCAATCTGCAAGTGAAAAAGTCGGCTCACACTGAATCCGGAGCCATGAAATCCAAATTGCCATGGGGGAGTGGTAAAGCTTGGATAATCACCTTGTCCTTTGGTCTAATGGCCATATTATTCTACTCGTTTACTGCTTGGCTTCCTCAAATTATCCAAGGCATGGGATACACGAAATCTTACGCGGCAAATGCTTTAACCATATTTGTAGCTATTCAAATTCCTGTAAGTTTGGTCCTCCCTATCGTGTTGAAGAAATTTCCATCCCGCCGCTTGTGGTTGGTTATCGAATCCTTGATCGAGCTGCTAGGTCTGATCTTACTTGTATTCAAAGTTGAACCATGGTTGGCTTCTGCATTTATTGGAATTGGGGCAGCCGGATTGTTTTCCTTAAACCTGCTTCTTCCAATCGAAGCTACTGGTAACCACCATGAAGCTGCTGCCTGGTCAGCGAAGGCACAATCTGTCGGTTATGTGATTGGTGCGGCTGGACCAATCATGTTGGGCTGGATTCATGATGCTACCAACAGCTTTACTTCTGCCGTTTTTGCAATGATTTTCATAACCCTACTGATGATTATTGTTCAAATTGCAGCAACCGCAAAAACACGCAACCCGATGGATAGGGTAAAAAAAGCAATTTAA
- a CDS encoding DUF72 domain-containing protein, with the protein MIYIGLAGWGDHHLGESGRGKLTTYTGHFPIVELDSSFYAIQPERNMRKWNEETPEGFKFVVKAYQGMTGHLRGGQPFANDGQMFKDFVSSIQPLLETGKLLAVLFQYPPWFECSKENVENLREAKERMESISTKGNGKEISLALEFRHQSWFEGDMRERTLSFMKQEGWIHSICDEPQAGMGSVPIVLESTHTDAVIVRFHGRNVSGWTQKGRDNWREVRYLYRYSTEELMEWKERLELLQKQVKDVFVIFNNNSGGDAAGNAKQLMAMLGIDYEGLAPRQLDLF; encoded by the coding sequence ATGATCTATATCGGTTTGGCCGGCTGGGGTGATCATCATTTGGGAGAAAGCGGCAGAGGCAAGCTGACAACTTATACCGGGCATTTTCCTATTGTTGAGCTGGACAGCTCTTTTTATGCGATTCAGCCGGAAAGAAATATGCGCAAATGGAACGAGGAGACGCCTGAAGGCTTTAAATTTGTGGTCAAAGCTTATCAGGGGATGACAGGCCATTTACGGGGCGGACAGCCTTTTGCCAATGATGGACAAATGTTCAAGGACTTTGTTTCCTCGATCCAGCCGCTCCTGGAAACCGGCAAGCTGTTGGCCGTGCTTTTTCAGTACCCTCCCTGGTTTGAATGCAGCAAAGAGAATGTAGAGAATCTCCGTGAAGCAAAGGAAAGAATGGAGTCTATTTCAACCAAGGGAAATGGGAAGGAGATTTCGCTGGCACTGGAATTCCGGCATCAAAGCTGGTTTGAAGGGGACATGCGGGAACGAACCCTGTCTTTTATGAAGCAGGAGGGTTGGATACACAGTATCTGCGATGAACCTCAAGCCGGGATGGGTTCCGTTCCAATCGTGCTCGAATCCACACATACGGATGCAGTAATCGTTCGTTTTCATGGAAGAAACGTGAGTGGATGGACTCAAAAGGGCAGAGATAATTGGCGCGAAGTCAGATACCTGTATCGTTACAGCACTGAAGAGCTGATGGAGTGGAAGGAACGATTGGAACTTTTGCAAAAGCAGGTTAAGGATGTTTTTGTGATCTTCAATAATAACTCCGGCGGCGATGCTGCGGGTAATGCCAAGCAATTGATGGCCATGCTTGGCATAGATTATGAGGGGTTGGCCCCTCGGCAGCTGGATTTGTTTTAA
- a CDS encoding glycine betaine ABC transporter substrate-binding protein: MKKWIVTCLSMILITALVGCSTGKSKEVITVGSKNFTENIILAHMMADIIEQDTSLKVNRKVNLGGSNVAWKALLNNDIQLYPDYTGTITANYYQEKTGNSEETLKKTQDLLKRDHLVFSNKFGFNNTYTLAVTKETADKFQLKTFSDLVKVSGSLLLGCEFEFKDRPDGYPGLQKAYGMNFKDVKGMDHGIMYRSLTDKQVDVIDAFSTDGQIKVNNLVVLEDDKAFFPPYDAGPLVRDDILSKHPEIKTALGKLEGQLTEKDMQALNAKVDTEGLKEETVARDFLKQKGILK; encoded by the coding sequence ATGAAAAAATGGATTGTAACTTGTCTATCGATGATTTTAATAACAGCTCTTGTTGGATGCAGTACGGGTAAGAGTAAAGAGGTCATAACAGTCGGCTCGAAAAATTTCACGGAGAATATCATTCTGGCCCATATGATGGCTGACATTATCGAACAAGATACCAGCCTGAAAGTAAACCGTAAAGTGAATTTAGGCGGCTCCAACGTGGCATGGAAGGCCCTTTTGAATAACGACATTCAGTTATATCCGGACTATACCGGCACGATAACGGCCAATTATTATCAGGAAAAAACGGGCAATTCCGAGGAAACTCTTAAAAAAACACAAGATCTGCTCAAACGTGACCATCTTGTGTTTTCCAATAAGTTCGGCTTCAATAATACCTATACGTTGGCCGTTACCAAAGAAACGGCGGACAAATTCCAATTAAAAACCTTCAGCGACCTTGTAAAAGTGTCCGGGTCATTGCTGTTGGGCTGTGAGTTTGAATTTAAAGACCGGCCGGATGGTTATCCCGGACTACAGAAAGCATATGGGATGAATTTCAAGGATGTCAAAGGCATGGATCACGGCATCATGTATCGCTCTTTGACCGATAAGCAGGTTGACGTTATCGATGCCTTCTCGACGGACGGTCAGATAAAAGTAAATAATCTTGTCGTATTGGAAGACGATAAAGCCTTCTTTCCGCCATATGACGCGGGGCCGCTTGTCCGCGATGATATCTTATCCAAGCATCCGGAGATCAAGACAGCCCTTGGCAAACTCGAAGGTCAGTTGACGGAAAAAGACATGCAAGCGCTGAACGCGAAAGTCGATACAGAAGGCTTGAAGGAGGAAACCGTCGCCCGCGATTTTTTAAAACAAAAGGGGATACTGAAGTAG
- a CDS encoding ABC transporter permease yields MNQSLWEQLVKQFDMRGNDLWYAAFQHIELVIISMAIAIIVSIPLGVAITRLPYLKTWILGGAGILQTIPSLALLGFMIPIFGIGMKTAIAALFLYSLLPIVRNTYTGIQDVDRAIIESAQGMGLTNLQILFKVELPLALSVIMAGIRTATVINVGTATLAAFIGAGGLGDFIFLGITRNIDALVLLGALPAAGLALVLDFLLGFMEKLTKPRGLKI; encoded by the coding sequence ATGAACCAAAGTTTATGGGAGCAGCTTGTCAAACAGTTCGATATGCGCGGTAATGACCTTTGGTACGCTGCGTTCCAGCATATCGAGCTCGTCATCATCTCCATGGCCATCGCAATTATAGTCAGTATCCCGCTTGGCGTTGCAATTACACGTCTGCCTTATTTGAAAACCTGGATTCTGGGCGGGGCCGGCATTTTACAGACGATCCCCAGCCTCGCCTTGCTAGGCTTTATGATTCCTATCTTTGGGATTGGGATGAAAACGGCCATTGCGGCATTATTTTTGTATTCTCTATTACCGATCGTCCGAAACACCTATACGGGAATACAGGATGTGGACCGAGCCATTATTGAATCCGCACAGGGGATGGGACTTACGAACTTGCAGATTCTGTTTAAAGTCGAACTGCCGCTTGCCCTTTCCGTTATCATGGCCGGTATTCGTACCGCTACTGTTATCAATGTGGGTACCGCCACATTGGCGGCTTTTATAGGAGCAGGGGGGTTAGGCGATTTTATATTCCTGGGCATCACTCGAAATATTGACGCCTTGGTGCTCCTCGGTGCACTGCCGGCAGCAGGTTTAGCCTTGGTTCTTGATTTCTTATTGGGGTTCATGGAGAAGTTGACGAAACCGAGGGGGTTGAAAATTTAA
- a CDS encoding ABC transporter ATP-binding protein — translation MLKFDHVSKTYPDGFRAVNSMNFEIKEGELIVFIGPSGCGKTTTMKMINRLIPYSEGTISIRGKDITKENVVELRRNIGYVIQQIGLFPHYTIEENISLVPQLKGWKPARRKERAHELLKMIGLEPAQFANRYPRELSGGQLQRVGVARALAVDPEIVLMDEPFGALDPITREQLQDELLRLQKTVRKTIVFVTHDMDEALKLADRIAVMKEGTLLQLDTPEKLLREPAHGFVETFIGKNRIYQNPDFISIKEIMRENPATALPSLSPARALSLMRQRRTDTLLVGDEDGKLAGIVSAYDLQTQMEGIKAIQEISLPADLSLHESATAKDALIAITGARFGIIPVVDDGNRIIGIVTRSSLLTVFADHWAGRKEA, via the coding sequence ATGCTTAAATTCGATCATGTCAGCAAAACGTATCCCGATGGCTTCCGGGCGGTTAATTCGATGAATTTTGAAATAAAAGAAGGGGAACTCATCGTCTTCATAGGTCCCAGTGGCTGTGGAAAAACAACTACCATGAAAATGATCAACCGTTTGATACCGTACTCGGAAGGAACCATTAGCATCAGGGGCAAAGACATCACCAAAGAAAATGTCGTGGAATTACGACGCAATATCGGCTATGTCATCCAACAAATCGGACTTTTCCCCCACTATACAATCGAGGAAAACATTTCCCTGGTCCCTCAGCTTAAAGGCTGGAAACCGGCCAGGAGGAAGGAACGCGCTCATGAACTGCTTAAAATGATTGGTCTTGAACCTGCCCAGTTTGCCAATCGCTATCCCCGCGAACTGTCCGGGGGACAACTGCAAAGGGTTGGAGTTGCCCGTGCCCTGGCAGTCGATCCAGAGATTGTACTGATGGATGAACCCTTTGGTGCCTTGGATCCGATTACCCGGGAACAGCTTCAGGATGAACTTCTCCGCCTGCAAAAAACGGTCAGGAAAACTATCGTTTTTGTAACGCATGACATGGATGAAGCCTTGAAATTAGCTGACCGAATCGCAGTTATGAAGGAAGGCACTTTGCTTCAGCTGGATACTCCGGAGAAATTGCTTCGAGAGCCGGCTCATGGTTTTGTAGAAACGTTCATTGGAAAAAACCGGATATATCAGAATCCGGACTTTATTTCCATCAAGGAGATTATGCGTGAAAATCCGGCGACTGCCCTGCCTTCGCTTTCTCCGGCAAGAGCCCTGTCCCTGATGCGGCAAAGGAGAACAGACACTTTGCTTGTAGGCGATGAAGACGGAAAACTAGCGGGTATTGTCTCTGCCTATGATCTCCAAACTCAAATGGAAGGAATCAAAGCAATCCAGGAAATCAGCCTGCCGGCAGACCTCAGCCTGCATGAGTCAGCAACGGCCAAGGACGCGCTAATCGCAATAACCGGGGCAAGATTCGGAATTATTCCAGTCGTTGATGATGGCAATAGGATTATTGGCATTGTTACCCGATCAAGCTTGTTAACGGTATTTGCGGACCATTGGGCGGGAAGGAAGGAAGCCTGA
- a CDS encoding TrkA C-terminal domain-containing protein, whose product MQEMAGYKSIALDIAQRVVSGEFPVQSKISGRSLLASQYHVSPETIRKAIGLLKDENIVSVSQGKGIEIISDQNAYDYITRNNYLKSVYFLKQDLQQLLIQKKEIDSKFEVLINALINASDQLQNLKPYNLIEVKVSDHSQALGKTIANLQFWQNTGATIVALRRGTNVSISPGPHVILRENDVLVVVGDGQVQERTNHFINVWRPEE is encoded by the coding sequence ATGCAAGAGATGGCCGGATACAAGTCGATAGCGCTTGATATTGCCCAAAGAGTTGTAAGTGGGGAATTTCCTGTTCAAAGCAAAATTTCCGGGCGCTCCCTATTGGCAAGCCAATACCATGTTTCCCCTGAAACGATTCGCAAAGCAATTGGTCTGCTGAAGGATGAGAACATCGTTTCCGTTTCACAAGGAAAAGGGATCGAGATCATATCGGACCAAAATGCTTATGACTACATTACCCGCAATAATTACCTGAAATCGGTTTATTTCCTCAAACAGGATTTGCAGCAGTTGTTGATACAGAAGAAGGAAATCGACAGCAAGTTTGAGGTGCTGATTAATGCGCTTATCAATGCTTCCGATCAATTGCAAAACCTGAAGCCATATAATCTGATAGAAGTCAAGGTGAGTGATCATTCTCAAGCATTGGGTAAAACCATAGCAAATCTTCAGTTCTGGCAAAATACAGGAGCGACCATTGTCGCGCTGCGCAGGGGGACAAACGTCTCCATTTCTCCAGGCCCCCATGTTATTCTCAGAGAGAACGATGTTCTTGTTGTAGTGGGTGACGGTCAGGTTCAAGAAAGAACCAATCATTTTATCAATGTATGGCGACCTGAAGAATAA
- a CDS encoding GlsB/YeaQ/YmgE family stress response membrane protein, which yields MMGFIITVIMAIIIGWIGDALVRSDMPGGIIGSIIAGFVGAWLGHFLLGTWGPVIGGFAVIPAIIGAALFVFLLGLVFRGMRSSRV from the coding sequence ATGATGGGATTCATTATTACAGTGATCATGGCGATTATTATCGGCTGGATTGGGGATGCGCTCGTTAGAAGCGATATGCCGGGCGGAATTATCGGATCGATTATTGCAGGTTTTGTAGGAGCATGGTTAGGTCATTTCCTGCTTGGAACCTGGGGTCCAGTTATCGGTGGATTCGCGGTCATTCCAGCTATTATCGGTGCAGCCTTGTTCGTATTCCTGCTTGGTCTTGTGTTCAGAGGTATGCGCAGCAGCCGAGTTTAA
- a CDS encoding phosphatidylserine/phosphatidylglycerophosphate/cardiolipin synthase family protein yields MEWSQEKQQVIIDFFNYYSSRGPLEVLTEDEQTIRSIAALMGSVEVFSRYRQELGGCFTSMEELEPLPGNSQELVSALVPLLAQLNVEKLKVLTPKTTWGNQVDAYVNGPSNLKVILEEIKHAKQYIHFTMMLFFNDRSGNLVMDAFLDALARGVIVRVMVDYGITKLGYGKKPEVGDFKFLADKLEAAGGKVLDCFDNCYNKLDWTRKREQLKRQGAEDGILYLQDLVQEGISSDLNIVNHRKFIVIDGVTSIIGSLNIGDQYTYETPLAASEGQQIDGRTLGIPREDEQWHDGCFRIRGEFALPLNRLFQAQWLVLGGDFFDPDDHFHYPPMDRQFGEEQCSLLASFPGNPVNMIKQYFLDLVTYTEDETIIVNPYLIDEDFWKSIQSLDKESASRLTLCNSLEVNDHLTNKAAVRSGMYNPSKNGVAFFDYSQTGRFSHWKITYDKRAHCVLHGSYNLNMRSALHDFEAVVLVKSKPFAEKIKAMISYDLQVSEKITDASAFFKYPFLHPSSYLNDLSRYFT; encoded by the coding sequence ATGGAGTGGAGTCAGGAAAAACAACAAGTCATCATAGATTTTTTCAATTATTACAGCTCCAGAGGGCCGCTTGAGGTCTTGACTGAAGATGAACAAACGATCAGAAGCATCGCGGCATTAATGGGATCGGTGGAAGTATTTAGCCGCTACCGGCAAGAGCTTGGAGGTTGTTTTACCTCCATGGAAGAACTTGAGCCATTGCCGGGAAACAGCCAGGAGCTGGTTTCAGCATTGGTGCCGCTGCTTGCGCAATTAAATGTGGAGAAATTGAAGGTGCTCACACCGAAAACAACATGGGGCAATCAGGTGGATGCTTATGTGAACGGACCTTCTAATTTAAAAGTGATTTTGGAAGAAATCAAACATGCAAAGCAATACATACACTTCACGATGATGCTCTTTTTTAACGATAGGTCGGGGAACCTGGTTATGGATGCGTTTTTGGATGCTCTCGCCAGAGGCGTTATCGTCAGGGTTATGGTCGATTACGGGATTACCAAATTGGGGTATGGAAAGAAGCCGGAAGTCGGTGATTTTAAATTCTTGGCGGACAAGCTGGAGGCTGCAGGCGGTAAAGTGCTGGATTGTTTTGATAATTGCTACAATAAACTGGATTGGACCCGGAAACGGGAACAGCTGAAGAGACAAGGAGCGGAGGATGGAATCTTGTATCTTCAGGACTTGGTCCAGGAAGGAATTAGTTCCGATCTGAATATTGTCAACCATCGCAAATTCATTGTTATCGATGGGGTAACCTCGATCATCGGCAGTCTGAATATTGGTGACCAGTATACTTATGAGACACCACTTGCAGCATCAGAGGGACAGCAAATTGATGGCAGAACGCTGGGTATTCCTCGCGAAGATGAGCAGTGGCATGACGGATGCTTTCGGATTAGGGGCGAATTTGCTCTGCCGCTCAATCGGCTTTTTCAAGCCCAATGGCTCGTACTCGGCGGGGACTTTTTTGATCCGGACGACCACTTTCATTACCCGCCGATGGACCGCCAATTTGGTGAGGAGCAATGTTCACTTCTGGCGAGCTTCCCAGGCAATCCAGTGAATATGATCAAGCAGTATTTTCTTGATCTGGTGACTTATACAGAGGATGAAACTATCATTGTAAATCCGTACTTGATTGATGAAGACTTCTGGAAATCGATTCAAAGTCTGGACAAGGAATCGGCAAGTCGACTTACGCTATGCAATTCATTAGAGGTCAACGACCATTTGACGAACAAAGCTGCAGTGCGCAGCGGAATGTATAATCCCAGCAAAAATGGAGTTGCATTCTTTGATTACAGTCAGACGGGACGGTTTTCGCATTGGAAGATCACCTATGATAAACGAGCCCATTGCGTGCTGCATGGCTCCTATAATTTGAATATGCGGAGTGCATTGCATGATTTCGAAGCCGTAGTATTGGTCAAAAGCAAACCATTCGCCGAAAAAATCAAAGCCATGATAAGCTATGACCTGCAGGTTTCCGAGAAAATTACGGATGCTTCGGCATTTTTTAAATATCCTTTTCTGCATCCTAGCAGCTATTTGAATGATTTGTCCCGATACTTTACTTAA
- a CDS encoding AI-2E family transporter, with translation MIPQSRFFKVCLGIIMLLLIIFLTSKINFIFKPLFALFNVLIVPFMLAGFFYYLLRPVMNYLLARKVNKVSAILIIYLFLAALFMLFFVVGWPVLQTQITNFIASAPKLIQDFQGQIKVMLQNRLISMVVSNEADLSARLSDYLNRGLNTASNYFVNFVSAITNFFIVIGTAPILLYYMLKESDHIPASIMHIIPKRYQKIGKEMILEMDSALSGFIVGRVIITSLLAVMMYIGFLIIGLPYPLLLALVSFILNIIPYIGPILGAIPVLIVAFIISPTMVLWSLIVVILAQQLESNVLAPYIYGNRMDIHPMTTIVLLLVAGDIAGILGVILAIPAYMIVKILIVHAYKLFFAEKMEEFIE, from the coding sequence ATGATTCCGCAAAGCCGGTTTTTTAAAGTATGCCTGGGCATCATCATGCTGCTCTTGATTATCTTCCTGACATCCAAGATTAATTTCATCTTCAAACCCTTATTCGCGCTATTTAATGTATTGATCGTGCCCTTTATGCTGGCCGGTTTTTTTTATTATCTGCTGAGGCCGGTCATGAATTATCTGCTAGCTCGAAAAGTGAACAAAGTTAGTGCGATTCTCATAATCTACTTGTTTTTAGCCGCCTTATTCATGCTATTTTTTGTTGTGGGATGGCCAGTGCTGCAGACGCAGATAACCAATTTTATCGCAAGCGCGCCAAAGCTGATTCAGGATTTTCAGGGACAAATCAAGGTCATGCTGCAAAATCGTCTGATCTCCATGGTGGTCAGCAACGAGGCGGATCTATCGGCGAGATTGTCCGACTATTTAAATAGAGGTCTCAACACCGCGTCCAACTATTTCGTGAATTTCGTATCCGCAATAACCAATTTTTTCATTGTCATCGGTACGGCCCCCATCCTGCTTTATTACATGTTAAAAGAAAGCGATCATATTCCTGCCTCGATAATGCATATCATCCCAAAACGCTATCAAAAAATTGGGAAAGAAATGATCCTTGAAATGGATTCGGCTCTAAGCGGTTTTATTGTCGGGCGGGTCATTATTACCAGTTTATTGGCAGTGATGATGTATATCGGCTTTTTAATCATAGGTCTGCCTTATCCTTTACTGCTGGCCTTAGTCTCTTTTATTTTGAATATAATTCCGTATATCGGTCCGATCCTGGGTGCCATTCCGGTACTCATTGTAGCTTTTATCATCTCCCCGACTATGGTGCTTTGGTCGCTGATTGTGGTGATCCTTGCCCAACAACTTGAAAGCAATGTGCTAGCTCCCTATATTTATGGGAATCGAATGGATATCCATCCGATGACGACTATTGTTCTTCTGCTTGTTGCAGGAGATATCGCAGGGATTTTGGGCGTGATTCTGGCGATCCCGGCCTATATGATTGTAAAAATCTTGATCGTGCACGCGTACAAATTATTCTTTGCGGAAAAAATGGAAGAGTTCATCGAATAG